The nucleotide window TCAGCAGGTCATCGGTGACGTCGACTGGGGTCTCGGGCAGGCGGTCGAACGGGTCGGCCACGCCGATGTCCGCCAACTCCGTCTCGGAGAGGTCTGCGGGGGCCCAGCTCTCCTGGACGGTGTCGGGGCCGGGCTCGTCGATTCCATCGGATCTGCCCGTTCTGTCCGGCCCCTCCCCGTCCGGTGCGTCCTCGGAATCCGGAGCCACGTCCGAATCGGGCGCGTCCTCGGGGTCGTGATCGTCCGCCGCGTCGTCACTCATCGGGCGTGCCCTCCTCCAGACGAAGCGTCGCGGAGCCGAACCAGCCAGTGGGCGGGTCGAGATCGGAGAACGCGGCCTCACAGTGCGGACACGTACTCGCTCCGAGCAGTCCCAGATCGATCGCGCGTCCACAGCCCTCGCAGGCGGCGCGATCGACGTCTGCGGTGTGAGCGGCGCTGCGAATACGATCGAGGACGGGATCGCTCCCCACGCGCTCGCGCTCCTCGACGACGATCCAGGCGAGGCGATCGACCTTCTCGGACAGGTCGTCGAGTCTGGTCTCGACCGTCCGCTCGGTGTCGTCGACCCGGTCTTCGAGCGTGCCGATCCGGTCGCGGAGGTGAGCCGGATCGGGGCCCTGACCGGATTCGAGCGCCCCGACGCGGTCTTCGAGGTCGTCGGCGGCCCAGTCGGTCGATTCGAGGTGTTCGATCACCGCGTCGGTGATCGAATCCATCCGATTGGCGAGGACGGACGCGACGGCGGGTTCGATCGACGCCTCCGGATCGGTCGCGACGGACTGCTGAGCGATCAACAGCTCCGCGGCGGCCGTCTCGGCGTCGTCGCCGTGCCCGTCGAGCCAGTCAGCGACCGATTCGGGCACCGACAGGGTGAGCGTCCGTCCGGCGTCGTCGGCCATGCCCGATCGGTTCACCGGTCGCGCCCAAAAGGGTTCGGTACCAAATACCACGACCGATAGCGAGTGTGGCGTCGTCGGCGGTCCCGTCGCCAGTCAGCGGATCTTCCGGACGTCGCTGACCGAAAAGCCCGAGTCGGTGATCTCGGTTTCGAACTGGACGATGTCCTCGGCCTCGATCTGGGCGAGCACGCCCCGGAACGACCGGACGACCATCGTCCGCTGGCGTTCGTTGCCCGCGCTCTCCCAGTCGAACTGGAGCACGCCGGTCGCGGCGTCGACCAGTCGGCCGTGCTGGATCGGTTCGAGCGCCTGTTCGTCGACGTGGACGAGGACGACCGCTCTCCAGGTCAGCGCCGCCCGCGTGAGCGCGCGCATCATGACCACGACGTCCCGCCAGTCGGCGGTCTCGCCCGGAGCGCCGACGAGGTCGGTCAGCGAGTCGACGACGACCAGACTCCCGGGGGCGTGGTCGCTGAAGAGGTGCCCGACGCGGGCGAGCAGACCCTCACGGTCGCCACTGGAGAGGTCGGTGATCGAGTCGGCGGCCTCGCCGTACCAGTCCCGCGGGATCGGACTGGGCTCGAAATACCGCGACGCGAGGTCGTGGACGGTCATCTCGTCGAACGCCGCACTGATCGAGGCGTCGACCATGCGATCGATCTCCCAGCGAACCTGGTCGGAACTCGACGTGACCGAGAGGTAGTGCACCGCGTCGGGGAGGCGCGCCTCCGCGGAGAGATCACCGTAATAGAGGTCGTAACTCTCGGGGTCGGACAGCGCGAGCGCGTTCATGATCGCCGTCGTCTGGACGAACGACCGCGCTCCCGCTCCGGCCTCGCCCGAGCAGAGGACGACGCTCCCCACCGGTGGGCCACCCCCCATGAGGCGATCGAGTCTGCGGATACCGAACGGGATCCGCTCCATACCCCGCGTTCACACCCCGCGCGTTTGGCCGTTGTGGCCCGCGGCGTGGTCAAAACGCGCCGGCCGTGCCCACCCTCAGGGCGCCAGCGACTCGAACACCCGGCCGGGATTCGTCGAGAACACCCGTCGCATCGCGTCTTCGGGCACGTCCAGGGTGAGAATCTCCATGATCGCGACGTTGGGGTGGGCCATGGGCGCGCCGCTGCCGAACAGGATCTGGCCCGGGTGTTCCATGATCGCGCGTTCGAGTGGGTCACGGAAGCGCACGAAACTCGTGTCGAGATAACAGTCGTCGTAGCTGCCGAGCAGGTCGATCGCCTCGTGGGTCAGTGCGTCGTCGAGTGGGTAGCCACCGAAGTGCGCGACGATCACCGGCATCGACCGGTCGAGCAGTGTCGCAGCGATCCGGTCGGGCGGGAATCGTCGCCCGCCGTGGACGATCACCGGGAGGCCGACCGATTCCAGGCGGTCGAGGACCGCCGGCGCGGGCAAGCCGTCGACCCCGGGGTCGAGTTTGAACCCCTCGAAGCGGTCGTCGTAGGCGTACTGTTCGACGTCTTCGGGAGGCGTTCCCCCGCCGGTGACTCGTCGCCCGGCGTTGACGGCACGGTCGAGTGGTCCGTCACCCGGCCGGCGAGCGCCGTCCAGACGGGCGATCGGAACGAGCGAGCGATCGACACAGAGGCGGGCGACCGCGTTGTTCGCCGCGAGATAGCCGTCCTGGCGGGCCGCCGGGAACACGAGCGAGCGGACGATGCCGGCCTGGTGCATCTCGCGTTCGAGGCCGTCCGGATCCGG belongs to Halococcoides cellulosivorans and includes:
- a CDS encoding RAD55 family ATPase, whose protein sequence is MERIPFGIRRLDRLMGGGPPVGSVVLCSGEAGAGARSFVQTTAIMNALALSDPESYDLYYGDLSAEARLPDAVHYLSVTSSSDQVRWEIDRMVDASISAAFDEMTVHDLASRYFEPSPIPRDWYGEAADSITDLSSGDREGLLARVGHLFSDHAPGSLVVVDSLTDLVGAPGETADWRDVVVMMRALTRAALTWRAVVLVHVDEQALEPIQHGRLVDAATGVLQFDWESAGNERQRTMVVRSFRGVLAQIEAEDIVQFETEITDSGFSVSDVRKIR
- a CDS encoding amidohydrolase family protein; amino-acid sequence: MLELEHEFRVVDVHTRFEPDPERRPRDAPDPDGLEREMHQAGIVRSLVFPAARQDGYLAANNAVARLCVDRSLVPIARLDGARRPGDGPLDRAVNAGRRVTGGGTPPEDVEQYAYDDRFEGFKLDPGVDGLPAPAVLDRLESVGLPVIVHGGRRFPPDRIAATLLDRSMPVIVAHFGGYPLDDALTHEAIDLLGSYDDCYLDTSFVRFRDPLERAIMEHPGQILFGSGAPMAHPNVAIMEILTLDVPEDAMRRVFSTNPGRVFESLAP